atttatttgaAGTCACTTTGGTCTGTACATGCATCCCGTCACCCTTCTGGGGTCTAACAGTATTTACCAAGCTTCGCGAGATTGTCCCTGCCATTATCTTGGTGGGTACGGGGGGGTCAGACAGGGGAAGCTGTGAGACACAAACAGTACTGGCTAGGAAGGGGCAGAACATGGCTAGGCAATGGGAGTATTTCCCTATAAGCCTTCAGCCCACATCAGCAGTGACCAAGGAACAGCCACTATTGCAACCCAGGGCCTGCTCTGAGCAGAGACCCAGCTGAGGTGGTGGCTTTGTGAAGCACACAAATGCTTAGAGGACAAGGGGAAGCCCATCTAATTAATTTCACTTGTACCaggctccagaggtgaaaggccaCCACATTAAACCACACCTGCAGTGGCCTGAGTCTGTAATCtgcactcaggtttggcctgggcACTCAcctgtcatgacagaggggtagctgggccaaatttgagttaGTGGTGGCAACACaaaccccatgtgccaggtcgcACTGCCTGGAATGGGGAGTTAGGCCTagccccacaggacaggagccacCAACGAAGGATGAGTGCAGGGTGGGCTCGCTTTCCAACCCCCTCCCTGACCTCTCCCCTGCCACGGGGgcctcccctctgcaccaggccagGAAAAGTATGTTTGTGTAGGCCAGGGCCCACTCATGGGTTAATGTAGCAACCCCTCTACAACCTTCCTGAGATAGTGATAGGATATTGCTATTGGCCTTGTTGGCCACTGCAGTAATGGTGGGCACTAGAATCTTTACAGTGGTTGCGTATCGAGGGGATACATGGATTGTAGTGTAATGTTTACTATAGTCACTTTAAACccttcttctgtttcttttccagCACTTGCGCTATGTAACTTTCCTGttgtttctgtatttttaagTCTGACACTTGAgtcctgaagaaaaaaaaaaaaaaaaatcatcagaaaGTTGCACTGGCAAGTGTCACGCTGCTAATTTATCACCAATTCTCCTGGTCGCTTCCTGGGCAGGTTAATCAGGGATCTTCTAAGCAATTACTAAGGAAATGGCCGCATTAATAAGGAAGCTTTGGTAACCCAGAGCTAAAGGCTGCCCCGGTGGTAGCACTCAGGAGTTTTTTTCCACTCTGTAGCCAGGTGTGTTAGCAAACGAGGGTTACACTGATTTCACTCCTTGGCATTAGCAACATAATTCTCCTGTTCCTGGCAACCAGTGTGAGGTTGGTAAATCAGACTCCAGGTGTGAAAGGTGCAGGGAAGACCCATTGCTCAGCCAAGAGGTGGCTCAGGCCTGGTACACACTTAAAAGTTATGTCTGCATTGCTACATTgtccaggggtgtgaaaaacccaccccCCGAgcgacacagctatgctgacaaaacccccagtgtggacacagctgcattggtgGAAGAGGTTTCTGTTGATGTAGCCAACGTCATTCGggaaggtggtgttcctacaccaacAGAAACCCTGTGTGAAGATGTAGGTTGTGTCTAGGCTAGGGGGGTGACGCCAGCATGGGCCCCATGCTGTAGATACAGCCGAAGAAGAATTTAGTGCTTTTTATTAGAGAGAATTTCATGCAGATGAAAGGTGCAAGGCCGGCAGCCACAGAGAGGGTTCATTCTCcatttatccacagagcaggtacaACACTAGCACAGAATGCAACATCCCCCGATTAATATGCCCACCCCCTGATCTGGAGGGACAGTCCAGAGGGGAAGTCTCCATGGACAACTCAGTCCTTGGCTGCTCTACTGAGACAGCTAGCAATGGGGCCGATTAATGGGTTTCATAATGGAGACACccattcccagccactgggatCCGCCTGTGTGACAGATGCCTTGGCCCTTGTGCCATGCTGCCCTGGTTGCAATCAGCAGAGGCACTTGAGTTAGTTCTCTCTCACTTTACACATTGGGGGTTGGCAGGATGTTTTCTGTGAGGAGCCTTCAACTTTGGAACCTACTCCCCTCCCACCTGCTCTGAAACAGCACCGGCCTGCTGACCTTCCAGGCATGCTGCAAGAGCCGGAAGAGGACTGACAGAGGCAAAGGGTCAGTGTGGAGGCAGATGGCTTGTAGTTGGAGTGAATTTAATGTGATTACTTTTGAAGTGACATCAAAGGCAGCTAGAGAGCCAGATGGGTAGCTTGTTAAAACACTGAAACAGACAAAATAGACGCCGTATTCCCACTGAGGTCAGCGTcaaactcccactggctgcagcgTGAGGCCGATAACCATCTAAAGAGGTAATACTCACTTGAGTGTTTGCTTCTGCTTGGTGATGAACTGCTGCAGCTCCTTAATTTCATTCTCTTTGTCATTCAGAAGATCCTCCTGTTTCATAATATGGCTCTCGATTTctaccgaaaaaaaaaaaaaaatgtggagggGGGAGTTGAGGCTTAAAACTCACTTGAGATGCAGCTAATCTTTGGTGCATTTCTATTCCCTCTGGTATCAACATggcagctggatttttttttggcctttgtTTTAAGGATTTCTTATAGTACCAGCTACAAACAATGATACTGAAAACGTGGGGAAAATGTTCCAACACCCCCCAAAATGGAGATTAGCTCTGCAGCAGGTGCTGTTGAAATGCTGACAACAGTGACATTTGGCTACAGTCAGTTCTGGATTGGTTTCACATTATTGTGCATCTGATCATAAACACAAACGGTCTGCAATGCCGGCATGAGTCCTAACCGGGGCAGCTGAGGTGAGAGGACAGCTTGTTAAACAGAAATACACCAAAAATAAAGGTTCTTGGGTCTAGCCCCTTCCATCTGAAGACTTCAGGACGCTGCACGGATGTCTGCAggcttcacaacacccctgtgaggcaggtatGTATCACTAGCAATATAGTACACCTAGAAatattgaggcacagagaggttaaagggCTAATCCTGTGAAATGTGGAGTACCCCCTGaatgccctcagctcccattgccttcagctgAAGGCACTGGGCAGGAGATGTCTGGCACATCCCAGGATCAgccccaagtgacttgcccaatcaCATGCTATATCTGTGGCAGAGATAGGCCCAGATCCCCCTATGCCTTCATCTCCAAGTCGTGCTTCCTGAAGCTAAACAGTAAGGTGTTTTCATTACAGATGAGGGGAAGAGACTGAGTGGAACAAAGCGTTGCCCTGTTAAATGTTTTACTGCTCAAGCCCTGGATTGACTGATTGCCTGGCCTGGGATTTCAGCCTAATGCCTTGGGAGCATCTTAACCTGATCTGGGAGGAAAACCTGATCAAAAAAAGAAGTGGGTAGATATTTAAAATGTGCCATCTGCTTGTGGAGAAAGCCAGCTCTCCTTAGCAGTCAAGTAGGCCCACTCCGAGCCTTTGCTCAATGACTCAGAGAAGCACGattccctctctgctcctccctttCTCCAGGAGGGGCCCCTATCTGCACCAGGCCTTTCCCAGCTGCAGAGTCCTTCCCTCCTGCACCAGCTCAGCTGATATACTAATGGGAGTGTGGAACCACGCCTCCACCAACTCCCTGCACTGCTTCATGCCCACCCACGTAGGTGCCCGGGAATAGTGACTGCATGGATTgtgctcccccatcccctgcacctGGATCTACGGTCCAGAGAGACCCAGTGGCGGGTGGCATGTGTGTCTGCTGTCTTGGTGGGAGTACGATATTAAGTCACATCACACTTCCTAATTAAAGTAAATCCTGGTTACTGGCGTTTTGTTTCTAAGCTGGTAGAGCAATGCATAACAGACTTCAGCCTCTGGTAAACTTACCATTGCATTTGCTTATTAGCTTGTCTTTTTTGGTGGATTCTCTTAGCGCTTTGCTCTTAACGTTGGAAAGTCTATAAtagaagcaacaaaaataaaggcAAGTGACGTGAGAGTCAGTGTAATTTTAAATGCTGAAGAACCTTCCCATTTGCAAGGGCTGATCTTCCTTCTGCACCCACATGGCCATGCAACCCCCTTAGGCAGCTCTGAACATTTCAGCCACCATGGCATTTGGAGATCTCATTCCCTGATGTGCACTCGCATGGCAGCTAGTCtgcttagcctctgtttgccagacgctgggaatgggtgacaggggatggatcacctgatgatacctgttctgttcattccctctgaagcacctggcattggccactgtcggaagacaggatactgggctagatggacctttggtctgacccagtgtggccgttcttatgtactcaGGCATCCAAATGACACTGATTGGGACTACATATTTAAGCCCCGATCCAGGAAAAGTGATCCACTTGGGCAGGCCTGTAAGACCAGGCAAAGGTCCAGAGGCTTCAAAATAATCCCTACACACAAATCACTTTACAGGGCAGGGGCCTTAGGCAGAAGTGCCCTTTAAAAAACGCTGCTGAACCTCTCCCATCACAAAGCAATACATTTTAGAGGCAACCTAAAGAGCCTTATCTTCCAAACCCTAAATTCCAGGCCTCACATTGCTGAACTTGGCTCCAaattcatcaaagcatttaatCGTgagcttaaaattaagcacatgcttaagtcccatttacgTCAACTGAATTTAAATACATAGTTAAATATAGTCAACAAGGGAGTTTGTTGTGATGAAGCTGactttattacttgtattattgtAACGGCCAGTTGCCCCAGTCACTGTCCAgggagggccccattgtgctaggggctgtacaatcagaacaaaaaatgattgCTATGGTTGCTAATAACTTttggctccaattcagcaaagcagtttaGTACGTGCTTAACTATTTTCCGATCTCTAATTCTATTAAATTCAGGTAAACACACTTTGCTCCCACGTGAGAACGGAGTCCCTAATTAAGTACAACGCTGTCATACCCAGCTTGGTTACTAACGAGACAAAATACTTGCTGCCtgttttcaaatattaaaacacaaattccccctccccaacttaCGCTTTTTCAAAGACTTGTTTCTCTCTTTCAAGCTGCTTGGACAAAACCTCAATCTCCCCGAGCGCAAACTGCAGTTTCTCAGCTTCCTTGGCAAGCAGGGTTTTGGTCTTTGAGtgctcttcctcttctttctgtAATACACACAGCGTCCCTATGTTCTCTGCCAGCCCCAGACCAAGCCAGAGTGTAAATCACAGACTTATAGAACTGTGGGGCTTGAGAGGTCAAGTCAAGCCCCCTGCGCGGAGGCAGGACCGAGTAAACCTaggccagccctgacaggtgtctatccaacctgttcttaaaaacctccaatgagggggatcccttggaagcctgttccagagcttaactacccttgagTTAACCCTTAACTACCCTTAAAGTGTTTCCTaataactaacctaaatctcccttgatgcagattaagcccattacttcttgtcctaacttcagtggacatggagaaccattgatcactgtcctctttctaACAGCTCTTAggatatttgaagactattatcaggtcccccATCAAAATCTAACGTATGTTGATCATTTACAGTTCCAGAGACGTTTCACTTCAGAAGTTGCCAAAGCACTTTACGACCAGTCTAATCATTTTGCCCACTAATGAAAGGCAGCCATGGCTAGGATGGAAGGTGGTAGCTgattaacagtgcacagcaaaatTACAAAGCAAGTTAGGACAggatgtgttaaaaaaaaaaaaatgactataGCCAGTTGAAACTGCAAGGGAGTTGAAGGAGGCAGAATGCAAATCCCTTCAATGGCCAGGCCACCGGCGCTAACACCCAAACTCTAAGGAAACGTGTCACTggatctttaatgatcacaagtgGACAAGTCCACCATTTTGTCTTCTCCAAAAGACAAAACCTTTGGCAGGACAGTGCCCCTGGCATCACTAAGGAATATTAATTCAATATCTACTCAGAGAGATGAGTGCCACTTACTGAATTATCCAGCCACACAATTCTTTAAATGTAAATAGTGAAAGATCTTGACTGGCCAATTTCATCCTTCTGCTTACAAGCTCTTAAGTAATCAGGGCGTTTATTAGTTACATCTTTCCTGGTGAACTTCAATCAAAGGATGGAAAATCCATTAATTACACAATATATGAGGGCTACCTCACTAGCTAAGGACCCGGGTGTCTCACTCCACTTGCTCCTACCATACACAACTTACCATTCAGGCTAAGAGGCTCTCAACACGCTAACAACTGAACATGTTTTTTCCATTGTTAGCTCAGTGATGGAGAGGATCTATCTGGCTCCCACTCATCCATGACATCTAAGCATGCACTCTGCTGTGATCTCCCAGTTACCCTTGGAAGAGGCCAACATGTCGCAGATTTTTTGGTATATTTGATACTTTGGAAGAGTGCATTTAGAATTGACTATTATTTTATACCTATtggaattgaaatttttttttaaaatgaagtaaatGGATTTGTCATTTTAATCACCTTTAAGCAACATCCTAAGCTTCATCTTCAACCAGGCATCACATAACAGATCAACTGCTCACAGCTCCAAAGTAAACAGGGctattttctgttctgtttttcacAGGTTCTTATACGGCACTCCTCATGGTAGCATCTGAGCACTATCCAGTAGTAGTAATTCACAGCTCACATGTTTTGTTTGCTCTCTCATCCTTGCCCACTGagagagttttttctttttttaaaatatacctgttgctatgtatttatattaaagaaggcaaggtcaaagaaatgagccttgcacttagaatggaaggtggtgaggtttgtgatagtTCTTAGTTCttgaggggaagaaggggggtcATTGACCAGCTCCCAAGCACTTCCACTGGCTGAACAGATgtgtctcctcttcccccccgcccccaatccatGCTCCATGGGCCTCCTAGTACCTTTACCCTGTATAACCTCAGGAGCCACAAAAAGTTAAAATGTCAAACATCTAAGCAAGCTCCAGGGCACTGACCTGGTTCTTTAGACAGCTCACCACATACGGCTCAAGCAAGtacagcaccactgaaaacaaaatagctagacacacagatttaaaaagagaggaaaaggggtgggggtggtagaGAGAATACACACCCAGAGAAGACTAGTTAGTGGTACTAAGacagtctttttattctgtttgtgcCACATGTAGCCCCATGGAATCTTAGTCCGCTGACAATTAATACTCCTTTCCATTAGCTTCACTCTCTTCAGTGTCTAATTAATGCAGtactcagtgatttttttttagaactgCTAAGCTGCATCAAGACTACCCTTGAGTCCAAATGCAGCTCTCCTATCTTTGAATAAACACTGCAAGGCTAATTTCAATCTGTTTGGCCTAGTTTCCAATAGAAATGGAAATCGTTACATTATTCATTGAGGCCTTCACTAGGATTGGAGCACCATGGTACCAGATGCTGTTCAAAATGTACGAATATGTAAGTCCCTACTCCCAAGAGGTTACTTACCTCCAACTTCTTCAAAACAGCCTCATAATCCTCCTTATGTACAAAATTCTCCTCCTGTATTGCTATCTGCAAAAGGAATTTGaagtttaataaatcagttacaTGCACAGATGGAGCTTCAACGTAGTATGGTAGACCTCcaagagtgactagtgattttgagtgcccaacttcaCACCCTTCAAAGAAGGCTGCCTTTCCAAGGGCaaatgctcagcattttctgatcaTCAGCCCTTTCTTAGGTGTCTCAACTTGGACACCCAAGGACAGACACACCCAATcgctcattttttttaaaggcctggCCATAAAATCCAAGTGTGGTACAATGACCCTGCTGCCAGCAGCTAGCAGGTCACTGGGGCAGAGGTGTCTCAAGAAGAATTTACTATTTTGAACACAAACAAAACTAGGGGAATGGTGCCTTGCATGCCCATGAAAACAGCACTGGCACATGCAACACAAACACACCTGCTCACAGGCAAATGCCAGAGAGCCAGGGAGGGGGGGGACCAATGAGCACATGCACCCAATTGCTCAGACCCCAATCCCCTGCATCTGGGGCAGCCCACAGCATAGCCCagggtagggtaaccagatagcaagggtgaaaaatcaggacgggagtaggggggggggtaataagagtatttataagaaaaagccccaaatattgggacaatGGTCACCCTAGCCAGGGGGGTGGTAGGGCGCCCTAGTGCGGGGCCTCAGGAAGCCTCTGGGACAAAGAGCCACAAGCACCGGGTGAGGTGGCGGGGCCTCTACATGGCCCCACCCACCAACGCTCCAAGCCCCGCCCATAGGCCCCCGCCGGAGCGCTGCGCTGACGCCCGCACCCGGAGCCGCAGCCGCTCTATTAGCGCCTCCTGGGTCGCAACGAGGTCCCGCAGCTGCCGGAAGGCCAGAGCCTCGGTACCCGGCCGCCGCCCCCACTCcggctcccccggccccgccgccatctccgcgctccccccgccgttGGAAATGGCCACCGCTTCCCCCGTGGCCAATCACAACCCAGCTCCCTCACCGCCCCCAGCAACGGGGACAGCGAGGCACCGCCCGCTGGCAACCGAGCGGGGGACACGCCCACTCCTTAACGGCCACtcaggggcatgtctacacaggcagaaacaacaaggagtctggtggcaccttacaCAGGCAGGAAAAACCCGTGGCTGCCCTGGCCGCTGATTCCGCCTAAAGGGCTGCTTAATTGCACTGTAGCCATTCGGGCTGGGGCTGGTGTTGGGGCTCTGCGAggggagagggtcccagagctggggctgcaggctgagccagaacatctacgctgcaattaaacagccccttggccAGAGTCaggtggcatgggccagcccggagtgtctaattgcagtgtagacatacacagagGGAAacacaaagggggtggggagcggacagggagagggagaagaggagttTGAAGGGAGAACGGGAAGCTGAGCGGCCTGACCCATAACCCCAGGCGCTGGGCGGCCCCAGCCTTGATGTGGGACCTGGGCACTGGTGACTAAGACAGATGGGAAAGGGAAGTCTCTCTCTCCAGTGGAACAGCATCACTGGGCCTTTGGGAATTGGCtactgggggagagggcaggggcacAGCTTGGGGTAGCCTGGGCAAGGCGGCAAAAGGCCTGCAGGACAGGCTGGGTGAGGAGTGCCCAGGGCAGTAGGGAAGGGAGGCCATGATGAGCCAGAGAGGCCAGCACAGTGTCAGCTGCAGGGGCCTGCAAGCCAGAGGAGTAAACATTCCTGCTAGGCAGCCAGCTCGTGGGATCACTGACTTTGTAAGTAGGGGAAGCCTGGGCAGGAAGAGAGCAAGTCAaccctaggcctggtctacactaggcgtttatgtcgaagttagcgccgttacatcgaattaaccctgcacccgtccacaccgcgaaggtatttagttcgacatagaggtctctttaattcgacttctgtactcctccccgacgaggggagtagcgctaaattcgacatggccatgtcgaattaggctaggtgtggatggaaatcgacgctaatagctccaggagctatcccacagtgcaccactctgttgacgctctggacagcagtaagagctcggatgttctgaactgccacacaggaaaagccccgggaaaatttgaatttgaattccttttcctgtctggccagtttgaatctcatttcctgtctggacatcgtggcgagctcagcagcactggcaacgatgcagagctctccagcactgatggcagtgcaatctcagaatagaaagagggccccagcatggactgatcgggaagtcttggatctcatcgctgtgtggggcgatgagtccgtgctttccgagctgcgatccaaaagacggaatgcaaagatctatgagaagatctctaaagacatggcagagagaggatacagccgggatgtaacgcagtgccgcgtgaaaatcaaggagctgaggcaaggctaccagaagaccaaagaggcaaacggacgctccggatcccatccccagacatcccgtttctacgaggcactgcattccatcctcggtgcggccgccaccactaccccaccactgactgtggactctgaggatgggatagtgtccacggccggatcctcggacatgttagcggacggggaagatgaggaaggagatgaggaggacgaggcagtcgacagcgctcacaacgctgatttccccgacagccaggatctcttcatcacccttacagagatcccctaccaaccctccccagccgttaccccggacacagaatctggtgaaggatcatccagtaagtgttgtaaacatctaaacatttatttgtaacagaacatgattattaacaatttaaaaaatgggtttctcatgattagtttgattaacttaacggttcagtcatgggcagtgcaactatttgaaaaaaatctagcaatgtccggttttgcatgattgtcctgcccaagccgctctactgtttagtccctgctactgcagctacagtaagatgtggtctatatgtccggggatggagcagaaatcctcctgggacatctcaaggaagctctcctgcaggtaatttgaaatccgctgcattaggttcttggggagagcggccttattgggtcctccgtagtaggacacgttgccgcgccacgagactagcaagtactccggaatcattgcttggcacagcatggcggcatacggccctggtctttgaaggctttcccggagcattctctgtctgtcgctctcagagatcctcatgagggtgatgtcgctcatgatgacctgctttgaatgaggtaggggaatgttagtgttgggactgctttaccgttcctttacagaactgtaaccgctggtttgcagccacgcggtggaggcgggagagggtcagccgaaagggatcgttcccggggacagccgcgagggtgtgggacaggagcagacttcctgcttgccggattgctggcagcagggaccgacattgatttcaatgtgaaatgaggccattgctaatattaaagttttaagctgccacgaatctacggcttaccatgtctgcgtgcaagagcaattccgttgtcctgacagggttctcaaaagtgctctgcaaaaccccagacactgaatgcgaaggccgagaattcgaccttgtgctgagtgcgcatgtgataggtgctgtgcatggtcctgttcacagagaaagactatgttttttgttcacaactacatttatctttctgaggaattcactccctttttcccattcccacagccccatctgcgactgtctcacaacctagcctgtcatcacactcccagaggctagggaggattaggcataagaagaagaggacacgggaggacatgttctcagagcttatagcctgctcccgagcccaggcagcacagcagacccagtggcgggagaacttgtcccaaatgcaccaagccaacatggatcgggaggagaggtggcgtcaggaagaccagcaggcgactcaaaccctgcttggactactgagggagcaaacggacacgctccggcgccttgtggatgttctgcaggaacggaggcaggaggacagagccccgctgcagtccatctctaaccgccctcccccgccaccaagtcccatactcccttcacccaaagtgcacagaaggagaggcggcagagtccctgctaactctcactccacccctgcagagagctcgagcagcagaaggctctcattccccaaagtttgacaagttctttccttcccgcctgacacaagcccccgtccaagtttcacttcccagtcccatgtgtagttgataataaaaaatatgtttctgttaactactgtttccatcatgttcttttggaggggggggggaaaagggggttggtaattggacaggacagtcacctttggcagggtacatagttgggggcaggcacagcagcagggcacatacatagtgcagtgatgcagtgactacttaccctggttagtctgggaggttcttttcatgttatgtggtggggggtgggttgctctgtgactttgtgtcaggggagggcagttagagatcttaagcggcggtccttaggcaggatcacagagccacacagcaggggatctgtaaccgtcccccccctgccacaaactcacatagaccccccatacacacagtccgtatcaggaggggtgacaggctccgttgaaagaaccatcccaccgcagcggagcctgtcagtccttgagtttagaagctgcattcgcgcgactacactacacccgctccgcaccacagtctgcgtcccagttttaaaaaattcccgcgaaaacagtattaaagaaaacggtgtgctttaacaaagtagaactatttttattttgaaacgtgtgttggaagtggggtgaaggcttctctgtacacaaaattagaaagtcacaggttaccctgctcactcaggaactttgctttcaaagcctcccggatgcacagcgcttcccgctggtctcttctaatcgcccggctgtctggctgtgagtaatcagcagccaggctaatttcctcaacctcccaccccgccataaaggtctcccccttgctctcacagagattgtggagcacacagcaagctgctataacaatggggatattggtttcgctgagatcacagcgagtcagcaagcttctccatctccccttgagacgtccaaaagcacactccaccaccattctgcacttgctcagccggtagttgaagagttctttttcagtgtccagggcacctgtatagggcttcatgagccagggcattagcgggtaggctgggtccccgaggatcactataggcatctccacatccccaacagttattttgtggtccgggaagtaaataccttgctgcagccgtctaaacagaccagagttcctgaaaacacgagcatcatgaaccttgcccggccatccgacattgatgttggtaaaacgtcccctgtggtccaccagtgcttgcagcaccatggaaaagtagccctttctgttaatgtactggctggcctggtggtccggtgccaggatagggatgtgagttccatctatggccccaccgcagtttgggaatcccatcgctgcgaagccatctatgatcgcctccaagtttcccagggtcactacctttggtagcagtacatcaacgattgc
This DNA window, taken from Trachemys scripta elegans isolate TJP31775 chromosome 8, CAS_Tse_1.0, whole genome shotgun sequence, encodes the following:
- the SPATA24 gene encoding spermatogenesis-associated protein 24, yielding MAAGPGEPEWGRRPGTEALAFRQLRDLVATQEALIERLRLRIAIQEENFVHKEDYEAVLKKLEKEEEEHSKTKTLLAKEAEKLQFALGEIEVLSKQLEREKQVFEKALSNVKSKALRESTKKDKLISKCNEIESHIMKQEDLLNDKENEIKELQQFITKQKQTLKTQVSDLKIQKQQESYIAQVLEKKQKKGLK